Proteins found in one Acanthopagrus latus isolate v.2019 chromosome 3, fAcaLat1.1, whole genome shotgun sequence genomic segment:
- the crabp2b gene encoding cellular retinoic acid-binding protein 2b, with protein sequence MSGGADAGREERRASQAGLTEVGGTDPESPQSQSASNLHKTISATATCADMEKKVADFSGKWKMKSSENFEELLKALGVNVFLRKIAVTAASSPAVEITQQGETLSIKTSTSIRMTHISFTVGQSFTEATVDGRHCTSFPKWETDTKISCEQTLQKGDGPKTSWTREVTNDGELILTMTAGDVVCTRVYERE encoded by the exons ATGAGCGGGGGCGCTGATGcgggcagagaggagagacgggcTTCACAAGCCGGGTTAACAGAGGTGGGGGGGACAGACCCGGAGAGCCCGCAGTCACAGTCGGCTTCCAATCTGCACAAAACCATCTCTGCGACTGCGACCTGCGCCGACATGGAGAAGAAAGTCGCAGATTTCTCAGGGAAATGGAAGATGAAGTCGTCGGAGAACTTCGAGGAACTTTTGAAAGCGCTGG gtgtgaatgtgttccTGAGAAAGATTGCGGTGACGGCGGCTTCCAGCCCGGCCGTGGAAATCACCCAGCAGGGAGAGACTCTGTCCATCAAGACGTCCACCAGCATCCGTATGACCCACATCTCCTTCACCGTGGGTCAGTCCTTCACCGAGGCCACGGTGGATGGACGGCACTGCACG AGTTTTCCGAAATgggagacagacacaaagatcaGCTGTGAGCAGACCTTACAGAAAGGCGACGGGCCGAAGACGTCGTGGACACGAGAGGTGACCAACGACGGAGAACTGATACTG ACGATGACTGCCGGGGACGTTGTCTGCACCAGAGTTTACGAGAGGGaatga
- the scamp3 gene encoding secretory carrier-associated membrane protein 3 codes for MSKYTSFPEPMEDQNPFQDPAVTQHSSNTGYATLDLYNPFDNTTGPQHEAASPSAPPSVPAQTPPSRTTPTEPRNYGSYNSQTAVNATTAELLRKQEELEKKARELERRERELESHSLGPGASRQNNWPPLPSFCPVGPCFYQDINVEITQRFQRTVTIMYYFWMFGTCTLLLNLISSLAMFCVDSTGGVGLGLAILWALLFTPCSFVCWYRPVYKAFRSDSSFNFFAFFFIFFAQVVVYVIMTIGIPGWGFSGWIVSLAALKTSVPVGAIMMMNAILFTAQTAMGVVMLKRIHSLYRQTDASFQKAQAEFATGVMANQAVRQAATTAAASAAQGAFTAPR; via the exons ATGTCAAAATACACCAGCTTTCCAGAGCCGATGGAGGACCAGAACCCTTTCCAG GATCCTGCAGTGActcaacacagcagcaacacaggaTATGCCACCCTGGACCTGTACAATCCATTTGATAACACGACTGGG CCTCAGCATGAAGCcgcctctccctctgctcctccatctgtGCCTGCACAGACTCCACCCAGCAGGACAACACCCACGGAGCCTCGCAACTACGGCTCCTACAACTCCCAG ACTGCAGTGAATGCCACCACAGCGGAGCTCCtgaggaagcaggaggagctggagaagaaagcccgggagctggagaggagagagcgggAACTGGAGTCACACAGCCTGGGACCTGGAGCCT CCCGTCAGAACAATTGGCCCCCGCTGCCTTCGTTCTGCCCCGTGGGCCCCTGCTTCTACCAGGACATCAACGTGGAGATCACTCAGCGCTTCCAGCGCACTGTCACCATCATGTACTACTTCTGGATGT TCGGCACTTGCACGCTGCTCTTGAACCTGATCTCCTCCCTGGCCATGTTCTGCGTGGACTCCACAGGAGGTGTCGGCCTGGGCCTCGCCATCCTCTGGGCCCTCCTCTTCACCCCCTGCTCCTTCGTCTGTTGGTACCGACCTGTGTACAAAGCCTTCAG gagTGACAGCTCCTTCAACTTCTTCgccttcttcttcattttctttgccCAAGTCGTTGTCTACGTCATCATGACTATTGGTATCCCTGGATGGGGTTTCAG TGGGTGGATCGTGAGCCTGGCTGCCCTAAAGACCAGCGTCCCTGTCGGCGCGATCATGATGATGAACGCCATCCTCTTTACTGCCCAAACCGCCATGGGGGTCGTCATGCTGAAAAGG ATCCACAGTCTGTACAGGCAAACCGACGCCAGCTTCCAGAAGGCCCAGGCCGAGTTCGCCACCGGAGTCATGGCCAATCAAGCCGTGCGCCAGGCggccaccaccgccgccgccagCGCCGCCCAGGGGGCCTTCACCGCTCCTCGATAG
- the mrps21 gene encoding 28S ribosomal protein S21, mitochondrial — protein sequence MSRHLRFIARTVMVEGGNIDAAYNNLNRVLTQEGIIDTVKRKRYYEKPCRERQRKNFESCRRIYHMEMARKLAFISRTDRNDPWVGC from the exons ATGTCGAGGCACCTTCGCTTCATCGCGCGGACCGTGATGGTCGAAGGCGGCAACATTGATGCGGCGTACAATAATTTAAACAG GGTCTTGACCCAGGAAGGGATTATTGATACAGTGAAGCGCAAGCGCTACTACGAGAAGCCCTGCCGAGAGCGCCAGAGGAAGAACTTTGAGAGCTGCAGGCGGATCTACCACATGGAAATGGCTAGAAAACTCGCCTTCATCTCCAGGACGGATAGAAATGATCCCTGGGTGGGCTGCTAG
- the ciarta gene encoding circadian associated repressor of transcription a, whose product MNTLGSSSKWSSYDSLPSTSSFLLSESEQTEDEADVFSEGEGDSGISKPISSGNYLKFLSHSDPSHTRCRSKQAEDCQEEAKHSHSATPLRAVAIGSSSATPGDLVFAQKCADLRRFIHPLLGLVHGLKTGRFEKGLSSFQQSVAIDRLQRILGIIQRPDMGEKYLQNLLQIEVMLKTWFPQQAFQSADTPRQTITPRQLPPHWHQNQLHMPVKKRKLSWSDPEDSGKVPNKHEEDQHGEGGKCQAATSLDSLSTCLPGLPKKLRAQAEDTVEPARGSCIVGVKITDSAGSLSRPSYLCYKRKSENRKQPENSPSSPAQDCSVSSTDTVTTTDSP is encoded by the exons ATGAATACATTGGGCAGTTCTTCCAAATGGTCATCTTACGACTCACTACCGTCCACCTCAAGCTTTCTCCTCAGTGAGAGCGAGCAGACTGAGGATGAAGCAGATGTCTTCTCAGAGGGAGAAGGGGACAGTGGAATATCTAAGCCCATCTCATCCGGAAATTACCTCAAATTTCTGAGTCATTCAGATCCGTCACACACGAGGTGTAGGAGCAAGCAGGCTGAAGACTGCCAGGAGGAAGCCAAACATTCCCACTCAGCCACCCCCCTTAGAGCTGTCGCGATAGGCTCATCTTCAGCAACACCAGGGGACTTGGTCTTTGCTCAGAAA TGTGCAGATTTGCGCAGATTTATCCATCCTTTACTTGGGCTTGTACATGGACTGAAGACTGGGAGATTtgagaaag GTTTATCCAGTTTCCAGCAAAGCGTTGCCATCGACAGATTGCAGAGGATCCTTGGAATAATTCAGAGGCCTGACATGGG TGAGAAATACCTTCAGAACCTGCTGCAGATAGAGGTGATGCTCAAAACGTGGTTCCCTCAGCAGGCATTTCAATCTGCAGATACACCAAGACAGACCATCACTCCCAGACAACTACCACCACACTGGCACCAAAATCAGCTCCACATGCCAGTTAAG AAGAGAAAACTGAGCTGGTCTGACCCTGAGGACTCTGGCAAAGTCCCAAACAAGCATGAGGAAGATCAGCATGGAGAAGGTGGGAAATGCCAGGCTGCAACCTCACTTGACAGCCTTTCCACATGTCTGCCTGGATTGCCTAAAAAACTCAGAGCTCAAGCTGAAGACACAGTTGAACCAGCTCGGGGCAGCTGCATAGTCGGTGTTAAGATTACAGACAGCGCTGGCTCTTTAAGCAGGCCGTCATATTTGTGTTACAAGAGAAAAAGTGAGAACCGGAAGCAACCTGAGAATTCTCCATCCTCCCCTGCACAAGACTGCTCAGTGTCCTCAACTGACACTGTTACTACAACTGACTCACCTTAG